GCCCGGCGGATTTAAAATTTATATAATAATGGTATGGCATCTCGTCAATTAGCTCGCTCAATAGTTTTACAATCGCTTTACGAATGGGATTTTTACGGCCAAAAGGCCGACCTTATAAAAATTATTGAACGCAACTTAAAAGAGTTTGCGCCGGGTTTGGACGAACCGGAATTTGTCTGGCGCTTAACGCAAGGCGTGATTGACCACAAAGACGAATTGGACAAAATAATCGTGAGCGCGGCTCCCGAATGGCCGTTAAACCAGATTTCCATTGTTGACCGCAATGCTTTAAGAATTGGCCTTTATGAATTGCTTTACGCCGATAAAAAAGAAGTGCCGGATAAGGTGGCGATTAACGAAGCCATTGAAATAGCAAAAAATTTCGGCGGTCCCACTTCGGGAAAATTCATCAACGGCGTTTTGGGAACGGTTTATAAAGAAATAGAAAAATCAAGAAAGCAGACAGCCGCTATCGGCTAGTTATTTTAA
The bacterium genome window above contains:
- the nusB gene encoding transcription antitermination factor NusB; protein product: MASRQLARSIVLQSLYEWDFYGQKADLIKIIERNLKEFAPGLDEPEFVWRLTQGVIDHKDELDKIIVSAAPEWPLNQISIVDRNALRIGLYELLYADKKEVPDKVAINEAIEIAKNFGGPTSGKFINGVLGTVYKEIEKSRKQTAAIG